In the Oncorhynchus keta strain PuntledgeMale-10-30-2019 chromosome 14, Oket_V2, whole genome shotgun sequence genome, one interval contains:
- the LOC118393087 gene encoding histone-lysine N-methyltransferase SETD1B-like, whose amino-acid sequence MEINHRVNHGEKHPQHWRSCKLIVDPALNNGFDKVYRYDGHHFNMPVQDLGAFPVDTVRDPRICRLWTKFRDTDLLVPKFKIDECYVGPPKEVTFARLNDNVREGFLTDMCIKYGQIEEVEIFYNPKNKKHLGIAKVIFDTVKAAKDTVEHLHDTSVMGNIIHVELDPKGKNRMRYFHLLVSGLYTPSTLPLGSDEHTLQRLTERLQDSKPLQKLTDGSSSLTRSISSPTSVATPLSLDTAYSSIWQDTPGSFGQTPLSQGTPHTPCLSGTPLSQDSCYSSQHTTPVHQVTQGEHSSYGAHRRLRREVCYRQPGRPYMRSHHQSSELSSLLKHLQPHRPLQPQTQVASGSYKSSVFWYQNRLPSGDDNPATEPPLHLSLPEQESWRVPSIPPASEAFPLSSSSASATSMNVVPLRERPQSPPSGPDACLIEPPPSPPNNSPGSLIPEAESHSLDSRIEMLLSKTQSSCLPLHGERGLDAEVHSQDSPVSPFSPASMYSPESDHTPARSGSPVNCTHPTTSDGLEDVSPTPLPEWEGDESLPGMSSLIWTSQPPCPPGTLSLTQRERSKGTEMDHADQSTSSEKYMGRALHSLSFSQGLHLPGEDKDISNAGQSGMSNLKSHCSRSITVIPSLRQPLPISSLNHPAPIPPYNPHSSVPSSNPPPSITHSNLPIRFSPSNPHPQIHPSIHPISAPLSIPIPPPRFHLLPPHIPPPLTILGPPPTMAAPPSILHPVYPYPLNTLHTVHMDKVNGLPGCGSVPVSFTGQPWPLPPFMPTFNPSVPPPGYLPLQEDPHKATVEKVLAVITEELKSIVKRDINRKMVEGVAFRAFDEWWDGQELKAKIAVSLVNAREGRVEVRAKPRDSLRQNIGPRGATNLPSFKVKKKESDESTASEDPKRKCPYTPVNDAHESAELERNITNHTLDRSPKTGTIPAVRRRHARPLELDSEGEEESKEKEGEPTRDKEEDTVEADKVPQRQQRDENDDSEQKEEEVDEDEDDDEDDEDVLFSKVTRGLQSPNEEVARVSLSEVESYSSEDSEYLSESDSSDSSFEESEDFSDYDSSSDQETEEEEETDEDADEVNREVECVVLSSDEEEMDLEPPATPSAPLTPGTELDLLDGSEPVLRDQPWEEKHSVCLTRDFFGRTSCTSRPDPGMELLSSEHHHDLQAPSPIGLPAVVEPDFAVEIDSPEWSVESPDNVENLRPLTPTGSLGDSDSDLLFKSKPTPPAVEEVELPHTPGRGAEPLLESEEDSMDHLLSFSPTDSEPLSQSRPTHPPALASYPTYEDMPKTPGRDERGLWNPLTPWRVPVTPGREPGLTEGGPGFSPTPCNPFPLPSLCTGLYIRTPQTPGRDFIPTKRTHRNTTVMLASSQRTNGAPLSCDEMLTDSPVLASSPSSLSESSAETSGHGYVWLDPNPGSQRKLPLQGLENWLGLADVENQREMEKCSWRRVQPRMRRKMRRKMRRRMRRWQRMRSVQRAMPSVFSASPCRRSRSEEMTVLHSVWKEGLDEEDSKLLQVTYDRLLQQDNGFSWLSDTLWVPHPHILYYRATNCCKLKLIKNCIHIPLYISELLSSSLDPFALTRVLTEKRKELNDWMWDHVTGSARSEGFYKISKNDKIKYLNSTCLNTDQPSADTQGVGLSSQPHPSLRSEFRSEQRRLLSSFSCDSDLLRFNQLKFRKKRIRFCRSHIHDWGLFALEPIAADEMVIEYVGQCIRQVIADMREKRYEDEGIGSSYLFRVDQDTIIDATKYGNLARFINHSCNPNCYAKIITVKSQKKIVIYSRQPISVNEEITYDYKFPIEDEKIPCLCGAENCQGSLN is encoded by the exons ATGGAAATCAACCATCGGGTAAATCACGGAGAAAAACATCCTCAGCACTGGAGGAGCTGCAAGTTGATCGTAGACCCTGCGTTGAATAATGGGTTTGATAAAGTGTATCGTTACGATGGGCATCATTTCAACATGCCA GTTCAGGACTTAGGGGCATTTCCTGTGGATACTGTCCGGGATCCCAGAATCTGTCGTCTTTGGACCAAATTCAGAGACACTGACCTGCTGGTCCCCAAATTTAAG ATTGATGAATGCTATGTCGGCCCACCCAAGGAAGTGACATTTGCCAGGTTAAATGACAACGTAAGGGAGGGTTTCTTGACTGACATGTGCATAAAGTACGGACAGATTGAGGAAGTGGAAATCTTCTATAATCCTAAAAACAAGAAGCATTTAGGAATTGCTAAAGTCATCTTCGACACAGTCAAGGCTGCAAAGGACACTGTGGAACACCTTCATGACACCTCTGTCATGGGGAACATTATCCACGTGGAACTTGATCCAAAGG GTAAAAACAGAATGCGGTACTTCCATCTTCTTGTTAGTGGACTCTACACCCCTTCAACATTGCCACTGGGCAGTGATGAGCACACCCTCCAACGCCTAACTGAGAGATTGCAG GACAGCAAACCTCTGCAGAAACTGACTGATGGGAGTTCATCATTGACAAGGTCTATTTCTAGTCCCACCAGCGTGGCTACACCTCTCTCCCTAGACACAGCCTACTCCAGTATCTGGCAGGACACACCGGGCAGCTTTGGGCAGACACCCCTCTCTCAGGGCACCCCTCATACCCCCTGCCTGTCTGGGACCCCCCTCTCTCAGGACTCTTGTTACTCTAGCCAGCACACCACCCCAGTCCACCAAGTCACTCAGGGTGAACACTCCTCATACGGTGCTCACAGACGCTTGAGGCGCGAAGTCTGCTATCGTCAACCAGGGAGACCTTATATGAGATCCCACCATCAGAGCTCAGAGCTGAGCTCTCTCCTCAAACACCTCCAACCTCACCGTcctctccagccccaaacacaggtTGCTAGCGGCAGCTACAAATCTTCCGTCTTCTGGTATCAGAACCGCCTGCCCTCGGGTGATGATAACCCTGCCACAGagcctcccctccacctctcccttcctgAACAAGAGTCCTGGAGGGTGCCCTCTATACCTCCTGCCTCTGAGGCTTTCCCTCTGAGCAGCAGCTCTGCCAGTGCCACAAGTATGAACGTGGTACCTCTGAGGGAGAGACCCCAGTCTCCCCCTTCTGGACCCGATGCGTGCCTTATAGAACCGCCCCCTTCCCCTCCCAATAACTCTCCTGGAAGCCTCATCCCAGAGGCAGAGAGCCACAGCCTGGACTCACGCATTGAGATGCTTCTCAGCAAGACTCAGAGTTCCTGCCTTCCTCTACATGGTGAAAGGGGTTTGGATGCTGAAGTGCACTCTCAGGACAGCCCTGTTTCCCCATTCTCCCCTGCCTCGATGTACTCTCCTGAATCTGACCACACCCCAGCCCGTAGTGGATCTCCTGTGAACTGTACCCACCCCACCACCAGTGATGGTCTGGAGGATGTTAGTCCCACTCCCCTCCCTGAGTGGGAAGGAGACGAGTCCCTTCCAGGGATGTCTTCTCTAATATGGACCTCACAGCCCCCCTGCCCTCCTGGgacgctctctctcactcaaagGGAGAGAAGTAAAGGAACAGAGATGGACCATGCAGATCAGTCAACCTCTAGTGAAAAGTATATGGGACGGGCACTCCATTCCTTATCATTTTCTCAG GGTCTCCATTTGCCAGGGGAAGACAAGGACATCTCAAATGCGGGGCAATCTGGAATGTCGAATCTCAAAAGCCATTGTTCCAGGAGCATCACAGTCATTCCCTCCTTGCGACAGCCTCTTCCAATCTCCTCTCTCAATCACCCTGCTCCAATCCCTCCCTACAATCCTCACTCTTCAGTTCCCTCTTCCAATCCTCCCCCATCAATCACCCACTCCAACCTCCCCATTcgattctctccctccaaccctcacCCTCAAATCCACCCTTCCATCCATCCCATTTCTGCTCCTCTTTCTATTCCAATCCCACCTCCAAGATTCCATCTGCTTCCTCCACAcattcctccccctctcactaTCCTTGGGCCTCCTCCAACTATGGCAGcccccccctctatcctacaTCCAGTTTACCCATATCCCTTGAATACGCTGCACACTGTGCATATGGACAAGGTGAATGGTCTGCCTGGGTGTGGCAGTGTGCCAGTGTCTTTTACTGGGCAACCCTGGCCCCTGCCTCCCTTCATGCCCACCTTCAACCCCTCTGTGCccccgccaggctacctgcctctgcaGGAGGACCCTCATAAGGCCACAGTGGAAAAGGTGCTGGCTGTCATTACGGAGGAGCTTAAGTCCATCGTGAAGAGAGACATCAACCGTAAAATGGTTGAGGGGGTAGCCTTCAGGGCGTTTGATGAGTGGTGGGATGGCCAGGAGCTGAAAGCTAAG ATTGCTGTAAGTCTTGTGAATGCCAGAGAGGGTAGAGTGGAGGTCAGGGCCAAACCAAGAGACTCCCTAAGACAGAACATTGGCCCACGTGGTGCCACCAACCTGCCTTCCTTCAAG GTAAAGAAGAAAGAGTCCGACGAATCGACTGCCTCAGAGGACCCCAAAAGAAAGTGTCCCTACACACCTGTTAATGATGCACATGAGAGTGCTG AGCTGGAGAGAAACATAACGAATCACACATTGGACAGGTCCCCAAAAACTGGAACTATTCCAGCTGTGAGGCGAAGACATGCAAGGCCACTGGAGCTGGACagtgagggggaagaggagagcaaagagaaagagggggagccAACAAGAGACAAAGAGGAGGATACTGTGGAAGCAGACAAGGTTCCCCAACGCCAG caGAGGGATGAAAATGATGACAGTGAACAAAAAGAGGAAGAAGTGGAcgaggatgaagatgatgatgaagatgatgaagatGTGCTCTTCTCTAAAGTTACAAGAGGATTACAGTCTCCAAATGAGG AAGTTGCCAGGGTAAGCCTCTCAGAGGTAGAGTCTTACTCCTCAGAAGACAGTGAATACCTCTCAGAgtctgactcctctgactcctccttTGAGGAAAGTGAAGACTTCTCAGACTATGACTCCAGTTCTGAccaggagacagaggaagaggaggagaccgATGAAGATGCTGATGAGGTCAACAGGGAGGTAGAGTGTGTGGTGTTGTCATCAGATGAGGAGGAGATGGATCTGGAGCCCCCGGCCACACCCTCAGCCCCTCTTACCCCAGGCACGGAGCTGGACCTACTGGATGGGTCAGAGCCGGTCCTGAGGGATCAACCTTGGGAGGAGAAGCACTCAGTCTGTCTGACTCGAGATTTCTTTGGGCGCACCAGCTGCACAAGCCGACCTGACCCAGGGATGGAGCTCCTGTCCAGTGAGCACCACCATGATCTCCAGGCCCCCTCACCCATAGGACTGCCAG CAGTGGTGGAGCCTGACTTTGCAGTGGAGATAGATAGCCCTGAATGGAGCGTTGAGTCACCAGATAACGTGGAGAACCTCCGGCCTCTCACCCCCACTGGCTCTCTGGGGGACAGCGACTCAGACCTACTGTTCAAGAGCAAACCAACCCCCCCTGCTGTGGAGGAGGTGGAACTGCCACACACTCCTGGTCGGGGAGCAGAGCCCCTCCTTGAGAGTGAGGAGGACTCTATGGaccacctcctctccttttcccccaCAGACAGTGAGCCTTTGTCCCAGAGCCGCCCCACTCATCCCCCTGCCTTAGCCTCGTACCCAACATACGAGGACATGCCCAAAACaccagggagagatgagaggggtcTATGGAATCCCCTTACCCCCTGGAGGGTGCCAGTGACACCGGGCAGAGAGCCAGGCCTCACAGAGGGAGGCCCAGGGTTTAGTCCCACTCCCTGTAaccctttccccctcccctccctgtgcACCGGCCTCTACATCAGGACCCCACAAACTCCTGGGAGGGACTTCATCCCAACCAAGAGAACACACAGGAATACCACCGTTATGTTGGCCTCTTCACAGAGGACTAATGGTGCTCCTTTATCCTGTGATGAAATGCTTACAGACTCACCTGTTTTAGCTTCTTCTCCTAGCAGCCTGTCTGAGTCATCAGCAGAGACTTCTGGCCATGGGTATGTGTGGCTTGATCCTAATCCTGGGTCCCAGAGGAAGTTACCCCTGCAGGGCCTGGAGAACTGGTTAGGGCTGGCGGATgtggagaaccagagagagatggagaagtgcTCCTGGAGGAGGGTACAACCAAGAATGAGGCGGAAGATGAGGCGGAAGATGAGGCGGAGGATGAGGCGATGGCAAAGGATGAGGTCAGTGCAGAGAGCCATGCCCTCTGTCTTCTCGGCCAGTCCCTGTCGTCGGTCACGAAGTGAGGAGATGACTGTCCTCCACAGTGTCTGGAAGGAGGGCCTGGATGAGGAGGATTCCAAGCTGCTGCAGGTCACCTATGACAGGCTGCTACAGCAGGACAATGGCTTCAGCTGGCTCAGTGACACTCTCTGGGTCCCCCACCCTCATATCCTTTACTACAGAGCT ACTAACTGTTGCAAATTGAAATTAATTAAGAATTGCATACATATTCCTCTATACATCAGTGAATTATTGTCTAGTTCCCTTGACCCCTTTGCACTCACCAGAGTCTTGACGGAGAAGAGGAAGGAGCTCAATGATTGGATGTGGGACCATGTGACAGGATCTGCCCGCAGCGAGGGCTTTTACAAAATCAGCAAGAATGACAAAATAAAATACCTCAACAGCACGTGTTTGAATACAGACCAGCCCTCTGCAGACACCCAG GGGGTGGGTCTTTCAAGCCAGCCACACCCTTCCCTGCGGTCTGAGTTCAGGTCTGAACAACGCCGTCTGCTCTCCTCCTTCAGCTGTGACAGTGACCTGCTCAGGTTTAACCAGCTTAAG TTCCGCAAGAAGAGGATTCGTTTCTGCCGCAGTCACATCCATGACTGGGGCCTGTTTGCCCTGGAGCCCATAGCAGCAGATGAGATGGTGATTGAGTATGTGGGCCAGTGCATCAGACAG GTGATTGCAGATATGCGGGAGAAGCGCTATGAAGATGAGGGGATTGGGAGCAGCTACCTGTTCCGGGTCGATCAGGATACCATCATCGACGCCACTAAATATGGGAACTTGGCCAGATTTATCAACCACAGCTGCAAT CCTAATTGCTATGCAAAAATAATCACAGTGAAATCCCAGAAGAAGATAGTGATCTACTCCCGGCAGCCCATCAGTGTCAATGAGGAGATCACGTATGATTACAAGTTCCCCATCGAGGATGAGAAGATTCCCTGTCTGTGTGGAGCAGAGAACTGCCAGGGCTCCCTCAACTGA
- the LOC118393102 gene encoding 4-hydroxyphenylpyruvate dioxygenase-like — protein MTNYMDRGEKHDHGKFVCFDHITFWVGNAKQAASYYCNKLGFEPLAYRGLETGCRDVVSHVVKQDKIIYVFASALNPGNKEMGEHLVKHGDGAKDIAFTVENCDYLVQKARERGAIIVKEPYVLEDKYGRVKLAVLQTYGDTTHTFVERTAYNGLFLPGFHTPLHRDPLLAKLPSGLLNFIDHVVGNQPDDEMVPVVEWYQKNLLFHRFWSVDDKQLQTDFSALRSIVVANYEETVKMPINEPAMGKRKSQIQEYVEYYGGPGVQHIAMNTSDIITAIRNLKERGMEFMCVPDTYYQLLRKNLQQSQVRVTEDLDILEELKILVDFDDNGYLLQIFTKPVQDRPTVFLEVIQRHNHQGFGAGNFKALFEAIEADQNARGNLTILKPNGVSNQI, from the exons ATG ACTAACTACATGGACAGAGGTGAAAAG CACGACCACGGCAAGTTCGTCTGTTTCGACCACATCACATTCTGGGTTGGAAATGCCAAACAG GCAGCATCTTACTATTGTAACAAGCTTGGATTTGAACCGTTGGCCTATCGGGGTTTAGAGACAGGCTGCCGGGATGTGGTGTCCCATGTGGTCAAACAAGACAAG ATTATTTATGTATTTGCATCCGCTCTCAATCCTGGAAacaaag AAATGGGGGAGCATTTGGTCAAACATGGGGATGGAGCCAAGGACATTGCATTCACTGTGGAGAACTGTGATTACCTTGTGCAG AAAGCCAGAGAGCGTGGTGCCATCATAGTGAAAGAGCCATATGTACTGGAGGACAAATATGGCAGGGTAAAACTAGCTGTTCTCCAGACG TATggggacaccacacacacatttgtGGAGAGGACTGCCTATAATGGGCTGTTCCTCCCAGGGTTCCATACTCCTCTCCACCGGGACCCCTTGTTGGCCAAGCT acccagtggattactgaacttCATTGACCATGTTGTGGGGAACCAGCCGGATGATGAGATGGTGCCTGTAGTGGAATG GTACCAGAAAAACCTGCTCTTCCACCGGTTCTGGTCAGTAGACGACAAGCAGCTGCAGACAGACTTCAGTGCACTGCGCTCCATTGTTGTGGCCAATTATGAAGAGACAGTGAAAATGCCCATTAATGAGCCAGCCATGGGTAAACGCAAGTCCCAGATCCAG GAGTATGTGGAGTACTATGGTGGCCCAGGTGTCCAGCACATCGCCATGAACACATCAGACATCATCACCGCA ATCCGTAACCTAAAGGAGCGTGGCATGGAGTTCATGTGTGTGCCAGACACCTACTACCAGCTGCTGAGAAAGAATCTCCAACAATCGCAAGTCAGGGTCACTGAGGACTTGGACATTCTGGAG GAGCTGAAGATCTTAGTGGATTTTGATGACAATGGCTACCTGCTCCAGATCTTCACCAAGCCTGTTCAGGACCGTCCCACAGTGTTCCTGGAGGTCATTCAGAGACACAACCATCAG GGCTTTGGTGCAGGCAACTTCAAGGCTCTTTTCGAGGCCATCGAGGCAGACCAGAATGCTAGAGGAAACTTGACTATCCTGAAACCTAATGGAGTGTCTAACCAAATTTGA
- the LOC118393122 gene encoding rho-related GTP-binding protein RhoF-like, translating into MPQNVSGMSSGHTRRREELKVVIVGDGGCGKTSLLMVYTKKRLSRGREDYDRLRPLSYPNANLVLICYDVNCPSNYDNVLIKWYPEVHHFCHGVPIILVGCKTDLRKDKALARKLWSSGQNPITYIQNLSRVKRPKGRSKLSSTWSVQPNTRRMWRTYSERLPNKPLQQQGNPERQRGTDSVPFCDPRDNDIHHRELLIQTIL; encoded by the exons ATGCCACAGAACGTGTCAGGCATGAGCAGTGGGCATACCAGGCGGCGAGAGGAGTTGAAGGTTGTGATAGTAGGTGATGGTGGATGTGGGAAAACCTCCCTCCTCATGGTTTACACTAAAAAAAGACTTTCCAGAG GTCGAGAGGACTATGACCGATTACGGCCCCTGTCCTATCCGAACGCTAACCTGGTATTGATCTGCTATGATGTAAATTGCCCCTCAAATTATGACAATGTCCTAATAAAG TGGTACCCCGAGGTGCATCACTTCTGCCATGGCGTGCCCATTATCCTGGTAGGATGCAAAACAGATCTTCGGAAAGACAAGGCCTTGGCAAGGAAACTGTGGTCCTCAGGCCAGAACCCCATCACATACATCCAG AATCTGAGCAGGGTGAAGAGACCGAAAGGAAGATCAAAGCTGAGCTCTACTTGGAGTGTTCAGCCAAATACAAGGAGAATGTGGAGGACATATTCAGAGAGGCTACCAAACAAGCCCTTGCAGCAACAAGGAAATCCAGAAAGGCAAAGAGGAACGGATTCTGTGCCCTTCTGTGACCCAAGAGATAATGATATCCACCACCGCGAGCTCCTGATACAGACAATACTCTAG